The genomic DNA AAAAAAAACCGCGCTCATGGGAGAGTGCGGCGAGCTAAAGATAATCGGAGCTGGTGGAGAATCTACTATCTCCGTTTCTCCCTGACTCCGTCTCTCCCACACATTCGCGGCGGAGCTTTCAGAAGAAGGTCGTTCAGTTTTCGACTCGCCGGTAGGTTTTGGCGAAAGCGTCGGCGTCGATGAGATAAGGTTCGCCGTCCGTTTTCCCGCTCGCATCGCAGGTGTCGGCGATCAGACAGCGCTCGTCGCCGGTCTGCGGCGAACCCCACGAAGCCAGGATCTCGATCGGCTTTCCGAACGGATTCGGGATCGCGCGGCAATAACCTTTCGCCGAGTACGCGCCGGGTTCGTCAGTCGCTTCGTAGCGGCCAAGGAATTTCTTTTCCGAGATGACGTACTGTTCGCCGGACGGGTTGGTGACAATCCAGTCGCCGGGGCCGGCCTTGTTCTCCGTTTCCTTGACGCCGCTTTCGAGCACGGTCGTGATCTCCTCGCCCGCGACCGCTGGCCGAGCCCGCACTCGTCCTTGCTTCTTGTAGACGGGCGCCGAGGCGAGTGCACTCAGGATCTCGGGCGACTTCCGGTCGATCAGTTCCTGTTTCGTTTCCATTTTCAGTTTCCTTTCGGAGTTTGTTTTGGCGCGAATTTATCCGGAACTTAGTATATTTTGACCGAAAAGTCAAGATGAGGGAGAGACGGAGTTGGGGAGATAGTCGGCCTCCAGCACTCCAGCTCTTCAGCACTCTAGTACTCCAAAATTGATCATCTCGCGCTTACAAAAACAGCCGCGATCGTGTTGATGGCGGCGTTTTTGTCTTGGATCTTTTAATTCTGGATCGCGGATCATCATCTCGCCACGATCATCACTTTGGCCCCGTTCAGGACGTCGCCGCCGTTCCAGTCATGGAGCGCGTTGAACAGCACGTCTTCGGCATAGAGATAATCAGTGCCTTTGCGCGTGCCGGGATCGTTAGTGATGATCCAGCCGGGCTTGTAACCTTTGGCGACCAGCATGTGGTAGACCGGGCCGCCGTTCTTGAAGTTCGGATTATG from Patescibacteria group bacterium includes the following:
- a CDS encoding PGDYG domain-containing protein, whose translation is METKQELIDRKSPEILSALASAPVYKKQGRVRARPAVAGEEITTVLESGVKETENKAGPGDWIVTNPSGEQYVISEKKFLGRYEATDEPGAYSAKGYCRAIPNPFGKPIEILASWGSPQTGDERCLIADTCDASGKTDGEPYLIDADAFAKTYRRVEN